Within Leptospira sp. WS39.C2, the genomic segment TCCAATTAAGATCTAGTTCCCAATCCTCCAAAGTTTTCGTTTGTTGGAATCTTGTTGTTTGGGCGCCTCGCATTGGTTAGATGATCAGTATTTGAGTCTATCACGACCGCGCTATCCGCTCCAATCTTTCCTTCGGAAAAGATTTCCGCTACTATCGCTGGCGCGGGGGGAATAGGAGAAAAAAATTTTATATATGGTTTATTCGAAGAAAGATTAGAAATGACGACCAGCTAACGTTCACTTAATGTTTGGTGGCAATATAATTTTGATTTAACTTAATTGATTTTTTTATTGACAAAACAGATCCCATTCTCTTTATGCTTGACGAAAATTAAATATGATTAAATATGATTAAATATCAAGAAATCCTAGTCTGTTTTGTATTTTCCCTCCTAACCGTTGCAAACTGTTCAACCGATAAAAAATCTGATGACCTGACACAACTTTTGTTACTAAATGCTTTAAGTTCAAACCGAACGACTGCTACCGCTTGTGGTTACCTACTCACTTCTGGTAGCACAATTGCTGCTGGTAAATTTGAAGTAAACCGCACATTACGTACAATTGATACTTGGGAATCAACCAAAAACGGTTCCACCGAAACTCAGTGGGTAGTATTGATCTTTACTGGTGTATCCAGCACGGACCGAGTACGATTTGTTTATTCAGGAACTGATTTAAACGATTTTGGCCCTGGACAAAGGAAATCAACCTCCACCACATGCCCTTTCTTAGCTTCTACAACGGTAGACGGATTTAATACTTTAGGTATGACTCGTGATAATTCTGTGAGCAACAGATGGCTCTATAATGCAAGTGGAACTACCCCTACTCAATTTTCGATGTTAGTTTCTAGAGATAATTTTGATGATCTTAGCCGAACACTAAGTGTCATCATCGAAAGCCAATAACAGTAATTGTCTAGAATTTCAATCAAATCCTTTAGAAATGAGTTTTACTTCATAAATCTCATTTCCTTCTTGTATTTCTCCGTAACTTAATCTTTTCCTTGGGGGCCAACTAATATGAGTGGACCAAACAGAACATTGCCTTTCATCCTCATGTTCTAAAGTCATACATTCCTCACTAAATACTTCAATATGGGTAACAAAAGGATATATTTTATCATTGTTCTTTCTTGATCATAAAATTCAAAAATGACCTCTTTTTTATCTCGTATGACTTTTTCTTCTAATGGAGGTATGGTGATACAATTATTGAATTTGTAATTTCATTCTGAGTAAAATTAACCATTATTTTAAGTGATAGAAGCATTTAACTCAAGATTTTTGTCGTTTTCTTTTTCAAAAAAGTAACTTTTATAACGCTCGAAATTCTTCCTATCAAATTATATGTCTTTTAGTTTTATATCCATTCTTATACTCTTTCATACAACTGAGAGTTGACGAAACATTCCCATCTTAGATGTCCTCCTTTGAGGTTCAGTATCTCTCACTCCTGCCAGCGTCCCGTCCGGGTCCGACTGGCGAGCTTTGGCCATCTATGGCCACTCTACCATGAGAGAGACTTCACTTGGGAAGATTTGTGCCTCGTAAATTGAATCTATTTTAAGTGGATTTTATTTTCTGTAGATACGAAAGCTTTGTTTTGATCTAAAAGATGGAAGGGGGAAATTATGGTGGATGTTAATTGTAATACGCATAACATCAAAAAGGCGGGCAATAATAGAATTTCAGATAACTGCGGGGAATCGATTGCCTTTGCGAATTTCGTTAACCACCCCCAGTCTACCAGCTATATGTATTGCAATTAGGCGCGAATTATGCGAAAGTTCCGAAATTCTCATTGATAAGAAATAAGAAAACCTAAAGAAATTTATTCAGTAAAGATCTTTCAAAAAGGTATTTTAGCCGCAAAAATTTAATTTGACAGTGATTATTTTCGAAATATCTAATTATTATGCCTTCAACAAAGCAGCACGCTATCAACCTAATCGGAAATTTGCCAGACGATACATCATTTGACGATATTATGGAAGAACTTTTTTTTTCTAAAAAAGTACAACAAGGCCTAATTGATTTAGATAATAACGCAGTCTTTTCTCATGCACAAATTCTAGAAGAAATTGTTAAATGGCGAAAGAAATAATTTGGTCTCTAAGAGCTAAGGCTGACTTACAGGATATACATGATTATATAAATAAAGATTCTGAAATTTATGCATTGAGTGTAATCAATAGAATTATCAGCACTGTTGAAAATATTCCTCAATTTCCCTTAATGGGAAGAGTAGTTCCAGAATTTAATTTAGAAAATCTAAGGGAACGAATTTCTGGTAATTATAGGGTTGTTTACCGGATTAATAAATCTCAGAATATTGAAATTGTTACAATTCATCATTCAGCAAGAACATTAAAGTAACCATAATTAATCCTCGCTCATTTCGCATAACTATATAAAGGCGGGCGAAATAGAATTTCGCATACCTGCCTTAAATCGATTGGCTTTGCGAATTTCGTTTATCATCCCTGCTCTACCAGCTATCAGCATTGCAATGAACCCCGCCCAATCTAAAATTTGAGAATTTCAATTCTCTCAACGAAATACCCGAGGCAAATATTCCTCTAAATTGATACGAATTGGCATAAGATAGGCATTCATTCCATTCTTGGAACAATATGAAATCACTTCTTTTGCAAACTTCACATTCCATTCCATATTAGGTTTAAAATCTTTTGGAAAATATGCTCTATTCCTAGATTCCCAATAACTTTGCGATTTTTCAGTGATCACGGGACTAACACCGATATACACTTCCATCCCTTTCAGTTTTTCAGTGAATATATCAACCAGTCTCATATCAAAAAATGGTTGGGTCAAAAATCCATCGGCGCCTGCGTCTTTTTTCATCTCTATATAATCAAATTCATCTTTGATCCCAACAACAGTAGAGATTTTCGATTGTTTTAAGGTTTCGATGATTCCTTCACAGTGATCTAAATCAAAATCGATGGCACGTAGGTGTGGAATCACATTTGGAAAAATTGGTTGTATCAATGAAGCTACTGCCCAACTTCTATTGTCAAAACGAAGTAGATCAGGAATATTGATTCCAGAAATTTGATTAAAATTATTTTTTACATAATTGACTTCCTGTAAAACAACAGAAACATCCCGCGGCACAACTTCTAATAAAATTTGATTCAATTGGATTTCCTTATAATTTAGGATGGGTCTTCATGTAGCAATTGGCAAGTTCATGATCTATTTCTGGCATTCCCTCTTTGGTAAACTCATATACATCTTCCAAGCCTGATGTTTATAAAACTTGAGTAAAATCCAAAACTAAAATTCAAATTTGTTTAATTGATTGGATCGTTTCTTTTCATGATCATTCTTACGGTGATGGCAAAAAGAATGAATATCGATACAATTTGTATCCCTGTCATCCCTGACCATTCAGTCTGTGATTCAAAATCCCTGCCAGAAACAAACTCCATCGAAAAGATGCTTACATAACTCGAAGAGATAGTTAAAAATTCGCACCCAAATTCCAAAAGTGCATAGTAAGCAATGAACAGATAAAAAAGATTATTTTTGATCTGTTCTTTAATTTTAGGAACCGATACAAACCCAAGAAAAGTTAGGATTGAAACCATTTTTATAAATGGTAGATTCCAAATTTGCACAATATCCTGATCCAGTTCGATCGTTTTTGTGAAAGGGTATAAATTAAAATTAGTTGTATATCCATTTTGAAAAGTGTCACTCAAAAGAATGCAGAAGTAAATGATTAGTAAATAAATTACAAATGGTATCGTGAAACGGTCCAATGTTTCTTGATTTATTTTTGTATATTTGAGTGGATAAATTTTTATCAAGATTAGGAAAGCAATGAAGCTTTTGAAGAAAACATCATAATTGGTTTTGAATATGAGTGACCATAATCCAATTTTTCCGTGAGTATAAAAACCATCCCAAGTAAAAAGTATTGTCGAAATCGAATGTACAAAATCATTTTCAAAATACCAAGAATAGGGCCAGCAGAAAAAGATATTTAACAATATATGGACGATTTGTTCGGCAATTCTGAGAAAGATGATGAAAAAGAAAAACTCTTTGATCTTATTCCAGTTGCCAATGATATCTAAATTAATGATAAGTAAGATAGTTAGAATTGACCCTGCACTATGGAAGAGTATATTTATAAAATCAAATTCATAATTTATCATATCAATTTTTAGAATCCTAACTGCTGCAGATCATGATCTTTTACGATTTCCCAATATACCGCTTCCATGATAAGTCTACATCCATCTTTGAAATATTTTCTTTTTTACGAGAGATTCGAAATTCAATCGTATGAGATTCAATGTTCGGATTAATATGCGATGTAGTTTCGATTTCTGCCGGTTGAGAAGTGGGAGGTATGACACTTGGGTCTTTCCAGACAATTAAGGTTTCTTCCGTCGGGCAACTCACTTCCCCACAACTTACCTCTAAGATTTCTAAATCTGCCTCTTTGGGAATGGTAGTGTAAATCGAAAGCCACTCGGCAAGTTTAGGATGGAAGGAAAACCCTGTTGAGAGTTTTCCTTTCCCTGTTCGTATCCAACCGTGGTTGTGTGAATGTCCAGAAACAGTCATTTTGATCTCCATACCTACTAAAAACGCCAACTAATGATTATTAGTGTAACAACCATTAGTTAGTCAACTTAAACTTTAGACTTCCTGGATGGGTCATAGTTGAGGATTGGAGATAACCAACGTTCAACTTCCTTTTTTTCCATTTGTTTCATTTCGGAATAAGTATCCACTTGGTCTTCGTTGATTTTTCCAATGGCAAAATAACGCGCTTCAGGGTGTGAAAAATAATACCCACTCACACTACTAGCAGGCCACATCGCACAGGATTCAGTTAGTTTGATCCCTGCGTTTTTTTCTACGTCTAAGAGATCCCAAATCTTACGTTTTTCCGTATGATCAGGACATGCAGGATAACCAGGAGCTGGTCGAATGCCACGGTATTTCTCGCGGATCAAATCTTCAGTGGTTAAGTTTTCGTCTTTTCCAAATCCCCATTCTTCTCGCATTTTATGGTGCATATACTCCGCGAATGCTTCCGCAAAACGATCCGCAAGTGCTTTTACCAAAATAGAATTGTAGTCATCATGTTTGACTTCATAAGTTTTTGCTAACTCTTCGATGCCATGCCCAGCAGTGACCGCAAAATAACCAATATAATCGTTTTTGTTCTTTTCTTTTGGAGAAATAAAGTCCGCCAAACTATAATTAGGTTGGTTTGACATTTTTGTTGTTTGTTGGCGTAACATTGGATAAAATCCGAGAGATTTTTGTTTGGAATCATCTTCAAAAATTTCTACCATCTCCCCATGAGAAACTGCTGGGAACATACCAACAACAGCCCTTGGTTTCAGGTTAGGATTTTCTAACATTTCCTTTAAGATACTTTGTGCATCATTGTACAAAGATGTGGCTTCTTTTCCAATCACTGGGTCTTTTAAGATTTGAGGGAAACGACCCTTTAATTCCCAAGCCAAAAAGAAAGGAGACCAGTCAATGAAAGGAAGAAGGTCTTTTAAAGTAACATCATCAAATACTTTTATGCCCGTAAAACTTGGTTTTGGTGGAGTATAGGAATCCCAATCCATTGTGAATTTATTCTGAATCGCATCAGCAATGGGTAAAATATTCCTTTCGTTTTCTCTGGAATAAAACTCTTCTCGGATTCTTGTTTGTTCTTCTGAGACTGTTTTTGCATAATCTATTGAGGTTACAGGATTTAAGACACTGTTCATCACGTTTACCACACGAGACGCATCCATTACATGTAAAACAGGCTGTGAGTATTGTTCGGCAATTTTTACAGCAGTGTGAGCAGGAGATGTCGTAGCCCCACCAATGAGAAGTGGCACTTTGAACTCCAATCGTTCCATCTCTTTTGCCACATATACCATTTCATCAAGGGAAGGAGTGATAAGACCGGAAAGTCCAATGGCTGCTACATTTTCTTTTTTGGCAGTTTCGAGAATTTTTTCACAAGGAACCATTACTCCGAGATCAATCACCTCATAATTGTTACACGCTAAGACTACTCCTACGATATTTTTTCCAATATCATGCACATCACCTTTTACAGTTGCAATGAGGAATTTTGCTTGTTTACTTTCGTCTTTTTGGTTTCGTTTTTCCTCTTCCATATAAGGCATGAGGTATGCGACTGCTTTTTTCATCACCCGCGCACTTTTCACCACTTGTGGTAAAAACATTTTCCCAGCACCAAAGAGTTCCCCAACGACTTTCATGCCGTTCATAAGAGGGCCTTCGATGACATCAAGAGGTTTTGCTAAACTTTTCCTTGCTTCTTCCGTATCTTGGGTTACAAATTCATCGATCCCTTTCACAAGAGCATGTGTGAGGCGCTCTTCAACTGTTCCGCTCCGCCAAACATCATCTTTCTTTAGGACTTTTGCTTCTCCATGGAAAGTACCTGCTGCTTCAATCATACGTTCCGTAGCATCTGGTCTTCGGTTGAGCAATACATCTTCCACGAGCTCAAGTAAGTCTTTCGGAATCTGTTCGTATACTTCTAACATCCCTGCATTGACAATGGCCATGTCCATTCCGGCTTGGATGGCATGGTATAAAAAGGCAGAGTGCATCGCTTCCCTAACTGGGTTATTACCTCGAAAGGAAAAGGAAATATTACTGAGTCCACCTGATACTTTTGCACCAGGGCAAACTTTTTTGATCTCACGTGTCGCTTCGATAAAATCAACAGCATAATTATTGTGTTCTTCAATCCCTGTTGCGACTGTAAGGATGTTTGGATCAAAAATAATATCAGTTGGTTCAAAATCCAATTTTGAAACCAGAAGGTCGTAGGCACGTTTACAAATTCTGACTTTGTCATCTTTGGTTGCCGCCTGCCCTTGTTCGTCGAAAGCCATCACAATCGCTGCAGCGCCAAACCTTTGGATCGTGCGGGCATGGTTTAAAAATACTTCTTCTCCTTCTTTCAGGGAGATGGAATTGACAATTGGTTTTCCTTGGATACACTTAAGGCCCGCAAGGAGCACCGACCATTTCGAAGAATCAACCATAAAAGGTACACGGGCAATGTCCGGTTCCCCAGCGATTAAATTCAAAAACTTAGTCATGGAAGCTTCCCCATCGAGAAGCGCCTCATCGAAGTTAATGTCAATGATATTGGCACCAGCTTGTACTTGTTGTAAGGCAACCTGCACAGCTTCTTCAAAATTTCCATCTAAGATGAGTTTTTTGAACTTCGGAGATCCTGTGACGTTGTTTCTTTCTCCGACGTTGATAAATCCTTGGTCTTTTGTGAGTTTGAGTGGTTCTAGTCCTGCGAAGGCACTAAGCATTGG encodes:
- a CDS encoding type II toxin-antitoxin system RelE/ParE family toxin; translation: MAKEIIWSLRAKADLQDIHDYINKDSEIYALSVINRIISTVENIPQFPLMGRVVPEFNLENLRERISGNYRVVYRINKSQNIEIVTIHHSARTLK
- the metH gene encoding methionine synthase, which produces MKFEYTNPSSKTLLKLLSEKILVLDGAMGTMIQRHSLEEDDFRGDRFKDWPLSIKGNNDVLAITRPDIIESVHLEYLEAGADIIETNTFSSNVVSQADYKMESAVRDLNLAAVQCAKNAVEKFKAKTGKTDVFIAGSIGPTVKTASLSPDVNNPAFRAVTFDELVDCFHEQVSALLDGGVDLLLPETNIDTLNLKACIFAIEKVFEERNIRIPVILSVTITDASGRTLSGQTGEAFYISIKHAKPLAVGINCALGAGEMRPYIEEISRIADCYVSCYPNAGLPNAFGGYDQTPEEFGGWMKNFAEAGFLNIVGGCCGTTPAHIRAAKEAVSSIKPRALKEQPMLSAFAGLEPLKLTKDQGFINVGERNNVTGSPKFKKLILDGNFEEAVQVALQQVQAGANIIDINFDEALLDGEASMTKFLNLIAGEPDIARVPFMVDSSKWSVLLAGLKCIQGKPIVNSISLKEGEEVFLNHARTIQRFGAAAIVMAFDEQGQAATKDDKVRICKRAYDLLVSKLDFEPTDIIFDPNILTVATGIEEHNNYAVDFIEATREIKKVCPGAKVSGGLSNISFSFRGNNPVREAMHSAFLYHAIQAGMDMAIVNAGMLEVYEQIPKDLLELVEDVLLNRRPDATERMIEAAGTFHGEAKVLKKDDVWRSGTVEERLTHALVKGIDEFVTQDTEEARKSLAKPLDVIEGPLMNGMKVVGELFGAGKMFLPQVVKSARVMKKAVAYLMPYMEEEKRNQKDESKQAKFLIATVKGDVHDIGKNIVGVVLACNNYEVIDLGVMVPCEKILETAKKENVAAIGLSGLITPSLDEMVYVAKEMERLEFKVPLLIGGATTSPAHTAVKIAEQYSQPVLHVMDASRVVNVMNSVLNPVTSIDYAKTVSEEQTRIREEFYSRENERNILPIADAIQNKFTMDWDSYTPPKPSFTGIKVFDDVTLKDLLPFIDWSPFFLAWELKGRFPQILKDPVIGKEATSLYNDAQSILKEMLENPNLKPRAVVGMFPAVSHGEMVEIFEDDSKQKSLGFYPMLRQQTTKMSNQPNYSLADFISPKEKNKNDYIGYFAVTAGHGIEELAKTYEVKHDDYNSILVKALADRFAEAFAEYMHHKMREEWGFGKDENLTTEDLIREKYRGIRPAPGYPACPDHTEKRKIWDLLDVEKNAGIKLTESCAMWPASSVSGYYFSHPEARYFAIGKINEDQVDTYSEMKQMEKKEVERWLSPILNYDPSRKSKV
- a CDS encoding methylenetetrahydrofolate reductase; protein product: MNQILLEVVPRDVSVVLQEVNYVKNNFNQISGINIPDLLRFDNRSWAVASLIQPIFPNVIPHLRAIDFDLDHCEGIIETLKQSKISTVVGIKDEFDYIEMKKDAGADGFLTQPFFDMRLVDIFTEKLKGMEVYIGVSPVITEKSQSYWESRNRAYFPKDFKPNMEWNVKFAKEVISYCSKNGMNAYLMPIRINLEEYLPRVFR